GCGTGGGCTGGATTGACGGGGAAGTGGGTACCGGTCCCACGTACGCGTTCCGCGACCCTGACGGGCACGATCTGGCGATCTACTACGAAACCGAGCGTTACGTAGCCACCGATGACAAACCCGCGCTGAAGAACCAGGCCTCCGCGTTCCCCGGCCGCGGCGTCAACGCCCGAAGGCTGGACCACATCAATTTCCTGGCCAAGGACGTGGTGGCCAACGGCGAGTTCGTCGCCTCGGCACTGCGGGGACGCGAAAGTGAGCGGATCAAGCTCGACGACGGCGGGTACGCCGCGTGGTGGTTCCACTTCAACAACAAGTCCTACGACATTGTCTACTCGGATGACTGGCTCAAGCACGGCAACCGGCTCCATCACGTCGCCTTCGCCCCGGACACCCGGGAGGACATCCTGAAGGCGGCGGACATCTTCCTGGAGAACGGCATCCACATCGAGTCGGGGCCGCACAAACATGCCATCAACCAGACCTTCTTCCTGTACGTCTGGGAGCCT
The window above is part of the Pseudarthrobacter sp. IC2-21 genome. Proteins encoded here:
- a CDS encoding VOC family protein, producing the protein MTEFTSFDVAHLGNVELLTPTFEKSLWFFRDLLAMRVVAESGEAGTSGAGNRSVYLRTWDEYQLYTVKLTEAADAGVGRTSFRTTSQEALERRVGAIEATGLGVGWIDGEVGTGPTYAFRDPDGHDLAIYYETERYVATDDKPALKNQASAFPGRGVNARRLDHINFLAKDVVANGEFVASALRGRESERIKLDDGGYAAWWFHFNNKSYDIVYSDDWLKHGNRLHHVAFAPDTREDILKAADIFLENGIHIESGPHKHAINQTFFLYVWEPGGNRIELANAGARLLLDPDSPVVEWTQEERKKGQAWGMKTIETFHTHGTPNVQ